One segment of Thermococcus profundus DNA contains the following:
- a CDS encoding ABC transporter ATP-binding protein, protein MVDVKLENVVKEFDGVQAVKGINLHIKHGELFTLLGPSGCGKTTTLRMIAGLDYPTSGKIYFDDQEVTYLPSYERGAVLVFQNYALWPHMTVFDNVAYGLKLKKLPKEEIRKKVEWALELVKLKGFEDRYPTQLSGGQQQRVAIARALVVEPKVLLLDEPLSNLDAKLRLEMRSEIRRIQRELGITVIYVTHDQEEAMAISDRIAVMNVGTVEQVGTPRDIYERPKSEFVASFMGKTNVIRAKVVERDGNKVTAEFEGLRLDGLHYEGDKDDVVLVIRPERIKLHPVENAVSIEGTVDLVEYYGFFTEVVGLFGDTRIIARTISDREVQGLRPTQPVTFYIDREDIIVLPKQL, encoded by the coding sequence ATGGTCGATGTCAAGCTTGAAAACGTAGTTAAGGAGTTCGATGGCGTTCAGGCCGTTAAGGGGATAAACCTCCACATAAAGCACGGCGAGCTGTTCACCCTCCTCGGGCCGAGCGGCTGTGGAAAGACCACGACGCTTAGAATGATAGCTGGCCTGGACTACCCCACGAGCGGAAAGATCTACTTCGACGACCAGGAGGTAACCTATCTCCCCTCCTACGAGCGCGGCGCCGTTCTCGTTTTCCAGAACTACGCCCTCTGGCCCCACATGACGGTCTTTGACAACGTCGCCTACGGCCTAAAGCTCAAAAAGCTCCCCAAGGAGGAGATAAGGAAGAAGGTAGAGTGGGCCCTCGAACTGGTCAAGCTCAAGGGCTTCGAAGACCGCTATCCCACACAGCTCTCAGGTGGGCAGCAGCAGCGTGTCGCGATAGCGAGGGCTTTGGTGGTAGAGCCGAAGGTTCTCCTCCTCGATGAGCCCCTAAGCAACCTCGACGCAAAGCTGAGACTTGAGATGCGTTCCGAGATAAGGAGGATTCAGCGCGAGCTGGGAATAACCGTCATCTACGTTACCCACGATCAGGAGGAGGCCATGGCAATAAGCGACAGGATAGCTGTCATGAACGTCGGAACCGTCGAGCAGGTGGGAACGCCGAGGGACATCTACGAGAGGCCAAAGAGCGAGTTCGTTGCCAGCTTCATGGGTAAGACCAACGTCATCCGCGCAAAAGTCGTAGAGAGGGATGGGAACAAGGTAACAGCCGAATTCGAAGGGCTCCGCCTCGATGGCCTCCACTACGAGGGCGATAAAGATGACGTCGTGCTCGTCATAAGGCCCGAGAGGATAAAGCTCCACCCCGTTGAGAACGCCGTTTCCATCGAGGGCACCGTTGACCTCGTTGAGTACTACGGCTTCTTCACCGAGGTCGTGGGACTCTTTGGGGATACCAGGATAATCGCGAGGACGATAAGCGACAGGGAAGTCCAGGGGCTCCGCCCGACCCAGCCGGTCACGTTCTACATCGACCGCGAGGACATAATAGTCCTGCCCAAGCAACTCTGA
- a CDS encoding DUF447 domain-containing protein — MLELLKEGQVYELLLVSKSNVTPVGVVRKGETLHFKLFPGKSFKDLLENNRTAIQITWDAELLVRTALNLSVSISFESSGGHRWISSLPGWLGKVECRREVWKDEIGTAEVLRCEFFPERRLPGELTRVPFSRADCVLVEMAVLFTRYIVRPSPEQRNKILDLYSLYRHLGGTSDTAEYIVGHLKGA; from the coding sequence ATGCTGGAATTGCTTAAGGAGGGCCAGGTTTACGAGCTTCTGCTGGTCTCAAAGTCCAATGTCACCCCCGTTGGAGTCGTGAGGAAGGGGGAAACACTTCACTTCAAGCTCTTCCCAGGTAAGAGTTTCAAAGACCTCCTCGAAAACAACAGAACAGCCATCCAAATTACTTGGGACGCCGAACTTCTTGTGAGAACTGCCCTCAACCTCAGCGTCAGCATCTCCTTTGAATCCAGCGGAGGGCATCGGTGGATATCCAGTCTTCCAGGCTGGCTTGGAAAAGTCGAGTGCAGAAGAGAGGTCTGGAAGGATGAGATAGGGACTGCAGAAGTCCTCAGATGCGAGTTCTTCCCAGAAAGGAGGCTTCCTGGGGAATTAACACGGGTGCCCTTCAGCAGGGCGGACTGCGTTCTCGTGGAGATGGCAGTTCTATTCACGAGGTACATAGTTAGACCTTCACCCGAGCAGAGGAATAAAATCCTCGACCTGTACAGCCTATACCGGCACCTAGGCGGAACCTCCGACACCGCAGAATACATTGTCGGACACCTTAAAGGAGCTTGA